The DNA region ACAGATGTCCGAGATTGGAAAAATTACAGATACTTTAAACCGATTGGTTCGCCTAAATAAATCCTTGCTCATGCTTTCAAAAATTGAAAACCAACAATTTGCAGAAGAAGAACAGGTTCATTTTAATGAGCTGATTCACCAACTGGCAGACGATTTTTCTGATTTGGCTGCCTATAAAGAAATCACTATTTCAGTTACTGAAAACACTTCGCTATCCTTCAGCATGAACAAAGGACTTGCCACCGCATTAATTAGCAATCTTCTTAAAAATGCTTTGGTCCACAATCATCAGGGTGGAAAGGTTACTTTTGAAATTGATGAAAATAGCATTACGATTTCCAATAGCGGGGCAACAACTCCTTTAAACCCGGAAATTATTTTCAACCGATTCTACAGGCATACCAACACCAACGAATCAACCGGATTAGGCCTTGCCATTGTAAAATCGATTGCCAATACTTATTCTCTTTCGATTAAGTATAGTTTTGTTGACAGCCATCAGTTTAAAATAATTTTTCCGAAAAAATAAACCTTTTTTTATTATTCCTAATTGTTTCCAAATTCTGCTTGTAATCTTGTAGTAGAAATTTAAAACAATTAGCCATGAAAGTACAATTTATCCTGGGATTGATAGCCAGCACATTTTTCAGCCTATCAGTTTCCGCACAAAAAACTACAATTACAACTGCTGAGCTTCCTGCCAATGCACAGACATTTTTAAAGAAACATTTTCCAAACGAAACTCCTTCTTATATCGTTAAGGAAAAGGAAATTTTTTCTACAGAATACAAAGTGCAGTTTTCCAATGCTACCGAAATTGAATTTGATGGCAAGGGAAATTGGGAGGAAATAGACGGAAACCATAATGCAATTCCGGTTACAGCCATTCCAGCCAAGATTGCTGCCTATGTCAAAGCAAATTATAAAGACGCAAATGTTACAAAAATAGACAAGAGTCGTTGGGGTTATGAAGTTGACCTTAGTAACGGTTTGGAATTGGA from Flavobacterium lindanitolerans includes:
- a CDS encoding PepSY-like domain-containing protein, translating into MKVQFILGLIASTFFSLSVSAQKTTITTAELPANAQTFLKKHFPNETPSYIVKEKEIFSTEYKVQFSNATEIEFDGKGNWEEIDGNHNAIPVTAIPAKIAAYVKANYKDANVTKIDKSRWGYEVDLSNGLELEFDSNEKFLRIDY